Genomic DNA from Clavibacter michiganensis:
CCCATCCGCCGGAGCGCGGACCTCCGCGCCGGGGTCGATCGCGATGTCGATGCCCCGGTGACCGGGTCCGTACGCCGTGGTCGGCGCCTGGAACGGCCGCGTGACCGTGTGGGGCGGGTCGACCGGCCACCGCCACCGCGCCGCCGCCGCCGGGCGATCCTCCATGGTCAGCGCATCCGCCGCAGCCCGCCCCGGTGGGGACGACGCCGTCGCCCCGACGAGCAGCCCCACCGCGAGCGCTGCCGCGCCCGCCCTCCGCCATCCGGACCCGCCGCGCATGCGCCCTCCCTCCCCGACGGACGCGTCCCGACCCCCGGTCGGCCGCATCATGCCCCCTGCGGCGTCGGATGCCCGCCGGGTGATCGCCCCGTCGGAGAAGTGGCAGAGTGGTCCCCTGTGAACGAGACGACGACCCCCCGGGATGACAAGAAGCTCCAGCGACGCGCGATCGGCCTGGCCGTCTCGGCCGCGGTGGGGGGCTTCCTCTTCGGGTTCGACTCCTCCGTGATCAACGGCGCGGTCTCCGCGATCCAGGGCCGCTTCGAGCTGAGCGAGACGCTCATCGGCTTCGCGGTGGCCAGCGCGCTGCTCGGCTGCGCGCTCGGCGCCTACCTGGCGGGCCGCATCGCCGACCGCATCGGACGCCGCTGGACGATGATCATCGGCGCCGGCTTCTTCTTCATCAGCGCCTTCGGGTCCGGGTACGCGTTCAGCGTCTGGGACCTCACCATCTGGCGCATCGTCGGCGGCCTCGGCATCGGCATCGCCTCCGTCGTCGCCCCCGCGTACATCGCGGAGATCTCTCCCAAGCTCCTCCGCGGCCGCCTCGCGTCGCTGCAGCAGCTCGCCATCACGCTCGGCATCTTCACCGCGCTCCTCTCGGACGCCGTCTTCGCGGGAGCCGCTGGCGGCGCGTCGGAGGGCTTCTGGCTCGGGCTCGAGGCCTGGCGCTGGATGCTCCTCGTCTGCGCGATCCCGGCCGTGATCTACGGCTTCCTCGCCTACCGCCTGCCCGAGTCGCCGCGCTTCCTGGTCGAGAAGGGCCGCAAGGACGAGGCGCAGGAGATCCTCGCGAGCGTCTGGAAGCAGGAGGACATCGACCGCGCGAGCCGCGACCTCGAGCGCCAGATCGAGGAGGACCGCGTCGCCAAGCGCACGGGCACCCTCCGCGGCAACAAGCTGGGCCTCCAGGGCATCGTCTGGATCGGCATCATCCTGTCCGTGTTCCAGCAGTTCGTCGGCATCAATGTGATCTTCTACTACTCCACGACGCTCTGGCAGGCCGTCGGCTTCGACGAGTCGCAGTCGCTGCTCACCTCGGTCATCACCGCGGTCACGAACGTCGCCGTCACCTTCATCGCCATCGCGCTCGTCGACCGCATCGGCCGCCGCCCGATCCTCCTGTCGGGCTCGCTCGCCATGGCCGTGTCCCTCGCCGTGATGGCGATCTGCTTCAGCCAGTCCTCGACCGTCGACGGCGAGGTCGCCCTCCCGCAGCCCTTCGGCGTCATCGCGATCATCGCGGCCAACGTCTTCGTCATCGGCTTCGGCGCCTCCTGGGGCCCGCTCGTCTGGGTGCTCCTCGGCGAGATCTTCCCGAACCGCATCCGCGCCAAGGCCCTCGGCGTCGCGGCCATGGCCCAGTGGATCGCGAACTTCGCCATCACCGTGTCGTTCCCCGCGCTCTCCGCCTTCTCGCTGCCCTTCACCTACGGCATGTACGCGGCCTTCGCCGCGCTCTCCTTCGTCTTCGTGCTCACGAAGATCCCGGAGACGAACGGCATGTCCCTCGAGGAGGCCGAGACGCTCTTCGTCGACAAGCCCAAGAAGCGCACGAAGGCCGCGCGCGCCTGATCCGCCGTGCCGCCCCGCCGGTCGTCCGGCGGGTGGTAGCATCGACCAGCACCCGATCCAGGTCGGGTGACTACGCGTGCCCATCAGGCCGCCGCATCCACTCGGTCTCCTCGTGGCGATGATCCCTGTCGCTCGAGGAGCGGATGCGCGCCGGGCACCAGGATCAGCGGTCGTCCCGACCGCCGAGCGAACCGACGAGGCGCGCCGCGACAGCGCGCGCCGGAACAGGAGTACGGCCATGGCCGTCGTCACCATCCGCCAGCTGCTCGACTGCGGCGTCCACTTCGGTCACCCGAAGACGCGCTGGAACCCGAAGATGAAGCGCTTCATCTTCACCGAGCGCTCCGGCATCTACATCATCGACCTGCAGCAGTCGTTGGCCCTCATCGACAAGGCGTACGACTTCGTCAAGGAGACGGTCGCCCACGGCGGCACCATCCTCTTCGTCGGCACCAAGAAGCAGGCGCAGGAGTCCATCGCGGAGCAGGCGCAGCGCGTCGGCCAGCCCTACGTGAACCAGCGCTGGCTGGGTGGTCTGCTGACCAACTTCCAGACGGTGCACAAGCGCCTCAACCGCCTCAAGGAGCTCGACCTCGTCGACTTCGACGACACGACGCGCGGCTTCACCAAGAAGGAGCTCCTCATCCAGCGTCGCGAGCGCGACAAGCTGGAGAAGAGCCTCGGCGGAATCCGCAACCTCACCAAGACGCCCTCGGCGATGTGGGTCGTGGACACCAAGAAGGAGCACCTCGCCATCGACGAGGCGCGCAAGCTCGGCATCCCCGTCATCGGCATCCTCGACACCAACTGCGACCCGGACGAGGTCCAGTACCCGATCCCGGGCAACGACGACGCGATCCGCTCCGTCGCGCTGCTGACGCGCATCATCGCCGACGCTGCCGCAGAGGGCCTCATCCAGCGCCACCAGAAGCCCGACGCCGAGGGCTCCGCGCCCGCCGAGCCGCTGGCCGACTGGGAGCGCGAGCTGCTCGAGCAGGGCGACGCCGCCAAGGCCGAGCTGCCCGTCGAGGAGAACGACGTCGACGCCGAAGTCTCCGCCAAGAACGAGGCGAAGTCCGAGGACGAGGTCGCCGCGCCCGTGCACGCCCCCGAGTCCGACGACGCCACCGAGGCGAAGATCGAGGCCGAGGCTTCGGAGGCCGAGAAGGCTCCGGTCTCCGAGTAGTCCGACCGCACGCACCATCCCGACGGGCGGGCGCGGGCAACCGCGTCCGCCCGTCGGGCACTCACCTCCGGGAGACCCCCGGATCACCACCTACAGAAGGAGTCCACGAGCATGGCGAACTTCACTGCCGCTGACGTCAAGGAGCTGCGCGACCGCCTCGGCGCCGGCATGATGGACAGCAAGAACGCGCTGGTCGAGGCTGACGGCGACATCGAGAAGGCCATCGAGATCCTGCGCCTCAAGGGCCAGAAGGGCAACGCCAAGCGCGGCGACCGCTCCACCGCCGAGGGCCTCGTCGCCGCGTCCACGCAGGACGGCGCCGCCACCCTCATCGAGCTCGCGTGCGAGACCGACTTCGTCGCGAAGAACGACAAGTTCATCGCGCTGTCCGAGTCCGTCCTGGCCGCCGTCGTCGCTGCCGGCGCGTCCACCGTCGAGGAGGCCCTCCAGGCCCCCGCCGGCGAGCAGACCGTCGACCAGCTGATCAGCGACCAGGCCGCGATCCTCGGCGAGAAGATCGCGCTCCGTCGCGTCGCCCGCCTCGCCGGCGAGCACCAGGAGGTCTACCTCCACCGCACGTCGAAGGACCTCCCGCCCCAGGTCGGCGTCGTCGTCGACTACTCGGGCACGGACGCGGAGACCGCGCGCAGCATCGCGCAGCACATCGCGTTCGCCAACCCGGAGTACCTCGCCCGCGAGGACGTCCCGGCGGACAAGGTCGAGGCCGAGCGCGCGATCGTCACCGAGATCTCGCGCAACGAGGGCAAGCCCGAGGCCGCCCTGCCGAAGATCATCGAGGGTCGCCTCACCGGCTTCTTCAAGCAGGTCGCGCTCCTGGAGCAGGACTACGCGAAGGACAACAAGCAGTCCGTGAAGAAGGTCGTCGAGGCCGCGGGCCTCACGGTCACGGGCTTCGCCCGCTTCAAGGTCGGCGCCTAGCACCACCACGGGGAGCCCGGGTCGCATGCGACCCGGGCTCCCTTCTCCATGTCCGGGGAGGGCGGCCGCGAGGCGCCGCCGCCCCCGCCGGACGTCACAGTAGATTGGACCGGGGCCGGATCCGGCGACCGGAACGCGAGGACGGGAACAGCACCTATGACCGATCAGACCACCACCCGCCGCGTCCTCCTCAAGCTCTCCGGGGAGTCCTTCGGCGGCGGCCAGATGGGCGTCGACCCGGACGTCGTCAGCGCCCTCGCCCGCGAGATCGCCGAGGCCGCGAAGACCGTCGAGGTCGCCATCGTGGTCGGAGGCGGCAACTTCTTCCGCGGCGCCCAGCTCTCGCAGCGCGGCATGGACCGCGGCCGCGCCGACTACATGGGCATGCTCGGCACCGTGATGAACGCCCTCGCCCTGCAGGACTTCCTCGAGCAGGCCGGCGCCGCCACGCGCGTGCAGTCGGCCATCTCCATGACCCAGGTCGCCGAGCCGTACATCCCGCGCCGCGCCGTGCGCCACCTGGAGAAGGGCCGCATCGTGATCTTCGGCGCCGGCGCCGGCCTGCCCTACTTCTCGACCGACACGGTCGCCGCGCAGCGCGCCCTCGAGATCTCGGCCACCGAGGTGCTCGTCGCCAAGAACGGCGTCGACGGCGTCTACACCGGCGACCCCCGCACGGACTCGTCGGCCACTCTCCTCGACACCGTCACCTACCAGGACGCCCTGCAGCGCGGCCTCAAGGTCGTCGACTCGACCGCCTTCAGCCTCTGCATGGACAACGACATGAAGATGGTCGTCTTCGGCATGGAGCCGGGCGGCAACGTCACCCGCGCCATCCGGGGCGAGCGCATCGGCACCATCGTCTCCAACTGACGATCGGCGCTCCGCCGCCGCACCCGACGGGTCGCGTCGCGGACGGAGCGCCTCCCCATCCGCGTTAAGATCGACCGGGCGCTCACCGCGCCCGCGCTACCGAAGGAGATCCCGTGACCGTCGCCGAAGTCCTCGCAGATGCCCGAGACCGGATGGGCAAGGCCGTCGAGGCCGTGAAGGAGGACTTCGGGAGCGTGCGCACGGGCCGCGCGAACCCCGCCCTCTTCCAGAAGGTCATGGTCGAGTACTACGGCAGCCCCACGCCGCTCGGCCAGCTCGCGAGCATGAACAACCCCGAGGCGCGCACGCTCATCGTCACGCCCTACGACAAGACGGCCCTCAAGGAGATCGAGAAGGCCCTCGTCAACGTCCCGAACCTCAGCGCCACGGTCGGCAACGACGGCGAGATGGTGCGCCTCACCCTCCCCGAGCTCACGGAGGACCGCCGCAAGGAGTTCGTCAAGATCGTCCGCGGCAAGGCGGAGGAGGGGCGCGTCAGCGTCCGGAACATCCGCCGCCGCTCCAAGGACGAGCTGGACGCTCTCAAGGGCGAGGTCGGCGACGACGAGGTCGCGCGCGGAGAGAAGGAGCTCGAGGCCCTCACCAAGACGCACACCGACCAGGTCGACGACGCGCTGAAGCGCAAAGAGACCGAACTCCTCGAGGTCTAGGTGGCCAGCCCCGAGGATCCCGTCGAGCGGGCGCCCGTCGTGCCGCCCGCGTCGGGTCCCGACGGCGCTCCGCGGATCCGCCGGCACCGCGGCCGCGTGACGCGCGCCGAGTTCGAGGCCCAGGTCCAGGCGACGCGCGCCGACCTGACCGCGCAGGTCCGGGCGACGCGTGCGTCGCTCGAGGCGACGAACGACCGCATTAACGCCCGCACGGGCCGCAACCTGCTCTTCGCGGTGACGGTCGGTCTCCTCCTCGGCGGCGTCGTCCTCGTCAGCCTCGTCGTGGTGAAGCAGCTGTTCCTCCTGATCGCCGTCGCGCTCGTGGCGTTCACCGCGTACGAGCTCGCGACGGCTCTGCGGCAGGCGGGTCGTCGCGTCCCGCGCGTGGGCTCGGTGATCGCGGTCGTCGCGCTCATGCCCATCACGTACTACGGCCGGCCCGACGGGCAGTGGCTCGGGCTCCTCGGGGCCATGGCCTTCGTCGTGCTCTGGCGTCTCGGGGAGCAGGTGGTGCCCACCCGGCGGACCTCCGCGCGCGCGGTCGTCGGCGACATCGGCTCGAGCGTCTTCCTGCTCGCCTACGTCGGGCTCCTCGGCTCGTTCGCCGTGCTGCTCACCGCCGGCGAGGGCGGGGAGTGGTGGACCCTCGCGTTCCTCATCCTCGTCGTGTGCTCCGACACGGGCGCCTACGTCGCGGGGCTCAACTTCGGCAAGCACCCCATGGCGCCCACCATCAGCCCGAAGAAGACGTGGGAGGGGTTCGCCGGCGCGGTCGGCGCCGCGGTGCTCGCCGGGATCCTGCTCTCGCTGTTCATGATCCAGCAGGAGTGGTGGTTCGGCGTGGTGCTCGGCCTCGTGATCGTGGTGACCGCGACCCTCGGCGACCTGGCCGAGTCGCTCATCAAGCGGGACCTCGGCGTCAAGG
This window encodes:
- a CDS encoding sugar porter family MFS transporter, with amino-acid sequence MNETTTPRDDKKLQRRAIGLAVSAAVGGFLFGFDSSVINGAVSAIQGRFELSETLIGFAVASALLGCALGAYLAGRIADRIGRRWTMIIGAGFFFISAFGSGYAFSVWDLTIWRIVGGLGIGIASVVAPAYIAEISPKLLRGRLASLQQLAITLGIFTALLSDAVFAGAAGGASEGFWLGLEAWRWMLLVCAIPAVIYGFLAYRLPESPRFLVEKGRKDEAQEILASVWKQEDIDRASRDLERQIEEDRVAKRTGTLRGNKLGLQGIVWIGIILSVFQQFVGINVIFYYSTTLWQAVGFDESQSLLTSVITAVTNVAVTFIAIALVDRIGRRPILLSGSLAMAVSLAVMAICFSQSSTVDGEVALPQPFGVIAIIAANVFVIGFGASWGPLVWVLLGEIFPNRIRAKALGVAAMAQWIANFAITVSFPALSAFSLPFTYGMYAAFAALSFVFVLTKIPETNGMSLEEAETLFVDKPKKRTKAARA
- the rpsB gene encoding 30S ribosomal protein S2, which translates into the protein MAVVTIRQLLDCGVHFGHPKTRWNPKMKRFIFTERSGIYIIDLQQSLALIDKAYDFVKETVAHGGTILFVGTKKQAQESIAEQAQRVGQPYVNQRWLGGLLTNFQTVHKRLNRLKELDLVDFDDTTRGFTKKELLIQRRERDKLEKSLGGIRNLTKTPSAMWVVDTKKEHLAIDEARKLGIPVIGILDTNCDPDEVQYPIPGNDDAIRSVALLTRIIADAAAEGLIQRHQKPDAEGSAPAEPLADWERELLEQGDAAKAELPVEENDVDAEVSAKNEAKSEDEVAAPVHAPESDDATEAKIEAEASEAEKAPVSE
- the tsf gene encoding translation elongation factor Ts, with protein sequence MANFTAADVKELRDRLGAGMMDSKNALVEADGDIEKAIEILRLKGQKGNAKRGDRSTAEGLVAASTQDGAATLIELACETDFVAKNDKFIALSESVLAAVVAAGASTVEEALQAPAGEQTVDQLISDQAAILGEKIALRRVARLAGEHQEVYLHRTSKDLPPQVGVVVDYSGTDAETARSIAQHIAFANPEYLAREDVPADKVEAERAIVTEISRNEGKPEAALPKIIEGRLTGFFKQVALLEQDYAKDNKQSVKKVVEAAGLTVTGFARFKVGA
- the pyrH gene encoding UMP kinase, whose amino-acid sequence is MTDQTTTRRVLLKLSGESFGGGQMGVDPDVVSALAREIAEAAKTVEVAIVVGGGNFFRGAQLSQRGMDRGRADYMGMLGTVMNALALQDFLEQAGAATRVQSAISMTQVAEPYIPRRAVRHLEKGRIVIFGAGAGLPYFSTDTVAAQRALEISATEVLVAKNGVDGVYTGDPRTDSSATLLDTVTYQDALQRGLKVVDSTAFSLCMDNDMKMVVFGMEPGGNVTRAIRGERIGTIVSN
- the frr gene encoding ribosome recycling factor — protein: MGKAVEAVKEDFGSVRTGRANPALFQKVMVEYYGSPTPLGQLASMNNPEARTLIVTPYDKTALKEIEKALVNVPNLSATVGNDGEMVRLTLPELTEDRRKEFVKIVRGKAEEGRVSVRNIRRRSKDELDALKGEVGDDEVARGEKELEALTKTHTDQVDDALKRKETELLEV
- a CDS encoding phosphatidate cytidylyltransferase — its product is MASPEDPVERAPVVPPASGPDGAPRIRRHRGRVTRAEFEAQVQATRADLTAQVRATRASLEATNDRINARTGRNLLFAVTVGLLLGGVVLVSLVVVKQLFLLIAVALVAFTAYELATALRQAGRRVPRVGSVIAVVALMPITYYGRPDGQWLGLLGAMAFVVLWRLGEQVVPTRRTSARAVVGDIGSSVFLLAYVGLLGSFAVLLTAGEGGEWWTLAFLILVVCSDTGAYVAGLNFGKHPMAPTISPKKTWEGFAGAVGAAVLAGILLSLFMIQQEWWFGVVLGLVIVVTATLGDLAESLIKRDLGVKDISSWLPGHGGFLDRLDSVLPSAAVAYALFLIVTGASS